The genome window CAAGAGAATGACAAAACCGCTAACTATCAACATTGATTGTACCAACATACTCGAGACTCGTGCCTGTTATTATCAATTATAAGGGGACTTAGGCAATTGCGTGCGTTGCCTAAGTCCCCTTACTTCAATAATATGGGTTTAAAAGAATCTGCTCAACAAGCCAAATAATGCGAGAATCCCGATAATAATCCATGGAAGGTTCTGCTTTAGCTTCGTTGGCAGAATGCGTTTCTTGTTCCAGCGGTTTGGATCAAACTGGATCGAATCATCATCCGTACGATAGCGTCTCTGTTGCCAAGGATTATATGCACGGACATTTTTAAGCACAAGTGGAGCAATTATTAAACCACCGATAAATCCACCAAGATGAGCGAAAATATTAATATTCGGACGAAAGAACGTCATGATTAAGCCAATGATGACAATTGCTTTAATCATTTGTGTGCTCCCACTGTCCATTAAATCCTTTCTGAAAAATATCATGAAAACATAGATTCCAAAGAGACCATAAATGGAGCCAGATGCACCTAAATGTGCGTAGTGCAGTGGTTCAAATAAGTAGGTTGCAATATTTCCAATGATACCAACACCGAGATAGGCAAAGGGAAATTTAAGCTTTCCTAGCATCTGTTCTAAAGCGGGCCCAAATAGAACGAGTGAGAATGAGTTGAATAGAACGTGCATGAGGTCTCCATGCAGGAATATCGGGGTGACGAGACGCCAGTATTCACCAGCAGCAACAAATAGATTATAGCCAATAGCCCAGTCATGAATCATTAAACCAATTGGCAGCTGCAGAAAGTTAATGAATAGCCATAATACAAGATTAATAATGATAAGCGTGGACACCACTGGATAGGATTGCATGAACTCCTTTATACTTCTTTCATTACGAATAAACATAATGGACTCCCTTCAACAACTAAAATAATTATTATTTTAAGTACATGTTCAAAAAGCAGGACAAAAAGGGCATTTTAATTGGTCTTAAATAATTTCTTCTATAAGAAATATTGTTGTATGATAACAAAGTTGGGTACTATTATTATAATACGTAAATTTAATTCGGATGACTACTATAAGCTCATGAAGAATGAATGTGGGGTAAAAACTAAAATGATTAAAGGAATTGGCATTGATATTATCGAGTTAGACCGAATAAAAAATAGCATAGAGGCAAATACTCGATTTGTAGATCGAATTTTAACAAAGAATGAAAAGGATTTATTTAATCAACTTGAAAATCACCATCGGAAAGTGGAGTTCCTTGCTGGCCGATTTGCTGCTAAAGAAGCATTTGCAAAGGCTGCTGGTACAGGAATTGGCAAGCTGAGCTTTCGACATATTGAAGTTCTACGGGGTGTAAATGGTGCCCCGATAATTACCGCTCTTGGATATGAAACATATCGTAGCTTTATTTCCATCACACATAGTCGTGACTATGCAGTGGCTCAGGTCGTGCTGGAAGTGGCGGAATTATAACTTCTCCAACTAGTATAAGTTTACCAGTGAACAAGCATTTAACAAAAGAACGGATAAAGAATTTCTCATTGCAATTCTAGTGACTAGGGAAGCCACGTCCAGCTCCAGCGCCCAGAGACTAGCGAGACTTCCTTTACCTCCGTACGTCTCTAAACTAGCTTTAAGCTTTTGAAATTTAACATATTTCCCAGGGTTGTCTCATATATTTTTAATGCGGGTAGGATGGAGCAGAGTGACTATTAGGATAACGCAAAAGAGCGATATGATACCTTTTTATACAATACTTGTTGTAAAAATATAGAAGGCTCATCTCAAATCTTGGCTTTTGCGGAAATAGGTAGTTACCTTTGCTAATAGAGACGGGGGAGATATGTTAATGAGTAAGGTGTTTAACTGGAAGCTGCTTATCTTTGGCTTATTAATTCTCGTATTAGCTGCATGTGGGGAGAAGTCACAGGAGGACGTTGTCAAGAAACTGAGCGAAAATCTTGAGGAAATGAGCTCTTACAAAGCACAGGCAGAAATGTCAATGAATACTGGACAAGAAGAACAGAAGTTCAATATCGATATTTGGCATAAGAAGAAAGATTTTTATCGCGTGGCCCTATCAAATAATATAGATGATAAGGGAAGTCAAATCATTTTAAAGAATAAGGATGGCGTATTCGTGTTAACACCTGCATTAAAAAAGAGTTTTAAATTTCAATCAGAATGGCCGCAAAACAGCAGCCAGCCTTATTTGTACCAGTCGCTTGTCAATGATGTATTAAAGGATAGTGAGGCAGCGTTTGAAGCGAATGATTCTCATTATATTTTTAGAACAAAAACGAATTATCAAAGTAATAATAATTTACCTAGTCAGGAAATTTACTTTGATAAAAAGACCTTAACACCTGTTACTGTAAAAGTACTTGATAAAGATAATAATGTATTGGTAGAAGTCAACTTTGCTAGCTTTGAATTGGATTCGAAATTTGCAGAGGATGACTTTACGATCGATAAGAATCTCGCGGCAAGCGCTGCTAGTGCCACTGCATCTGGAGAGGAAGCTGAATCGGAATCGGATTCAAAACAAGTGCTATCTGTCATGCTCCCAGAATATACTGCGGGTGCTGAACTGGCAGAACAGAAAAATGTGGAATTAGAAAATGGCAATCGTGTTATTTTAACCTTTACCGGGGAACGGAGCTTTACGTTAATTGAGGAGCATGCAGAAGTACTACCTACGTTAACTGAACCACAAGAGGTGCAAGGTGAAGTCATTAACCTGGGATACACCGTTGCAGCCCTTACAGATAAAACATTAGAGTGGACACACGATGGCGTAGATTATATTTTAGCGAGTGATGAGTTAACGAAAGATGAGATGATCAGAGTAGCAGAATCGGTTCAAGGAAAAATCACAAAATAAAATGGCAGATATCCCTAATGGTATTTCTGCCATACCAGAAGGGTATTG of Oceanobacillus zhaokaii contains these proteins:
- a CDS encoding rhomboid family intramembrane serine protease, which produces MFIRNERSIKEFMQSYPVVSTLIIINLVLWLFINFLQLPIGLMIHDWAIGYNLFVAAGEYWRLVTPIFLHGDLMHVLFNSFSLVLFGPALEQMLGKLKFPFAYLGVGIIGNIATYLFEPLHYAHLGASGSIYGLFGIYVFMIFFRKDLMDSGSTQMIKAIVIIGLIMTFFRPNINIFAHLGGFIGGLIIAPLVLKNVRAYNPWQQRRYRTDDDSIQFDPNRWNKKRILPTKLKQNLPWIIIGILALFGLLSRFF
- the acpS gene encoding holo-ACP synthase; amino-acid sequence: MIKGIGIDIIELDRIKNSIEANTRFVDRILTKNEKDLFNQLENHHRKVEFLAGRFAAKEAFAKAAGTGIGKLSFRHIEVLRGVNGAPIITALGYETYRSFISITHSRDYAVAQVVLEVAEL
- a CDS encoding LolA family protein, which encodes MSKVFNWKLLIFGLLILVLAACGEKSQEDVVKKLSENLEEMSSYKAQAEMSMNTGQEEQKFNIDIWHKKKDFYRVALSNNIDDKGSQIILKNKDGVFVLTPALKKSFKFQSEWPQNSSQPYLYQSLVNDVLKDSEAAFEANDSHYIFRTKTNYQSNNNLPSQEIYFDKKTLTPVTVKVLDKDNNVLVEVNFASFELDSKFAEDDFTIDKNLAASAASATASGEEAESESDSKQVLSVMLPEYTAGAELAEQKNVELENGNRVILTFTGERSFTLIEEHAEVLPTLTEPQEVQGEVINLGYTVAALTDKTLEWTHDGVDYILASDELTKDEMIRVAESVQGKITK